A window from Oncorhynchus mykiss isolate Arlee chromosome 9, USDA_OmykA_1.1, whole genome shotgun sequence encodes these proteins:
- the LOC118966173 gene encoding uncharacterized protein DDB_G0271670, producing SSSSSSSSSRSSSSCSSSNSSSSSSSSSSSSSSSSSSSSSSSSSSSSSSSSSSSSSSSSSSSSSSSSSSSSSSSSSSSSSSCSSSSSSSSSSSSSSSSSSSSSSSCSSSSSSSSSSSSSSIISSSSSSRISSSSSISISSSSSSSSSSSSSSSSSSSSSSSSSSSSSSSSSSISSSSSSSSSSSSSSSSSSISSSSSSSSSSSSSSSSSSSSSSSSSSSSSSSSSSSSSSSSSSSSSSSSSSSSSSSSSSSSSSSSSSSSSSSSSSSSSSSSSSSSSSSSSSSSSSSTCSSSNSSSSSTSSSRSSSSSISSSSSSS from the coding sequence agcagtagcagtagtagcagtagcagcagaagtagcagtagttgcagcagcagtaatagcagcagtagtagtagcagtagcagtagcagtagtagtagcagtagtagtagtagcagtagtagtagcagtagtagtagcagtagtagtagtagtagtagtagtagtagcagtagcagtagtagcagtagcagcagtagtagtagtagtagcagtagtagcagtagtagcagtagtagcagtagttgcagcagcagtagtagcagtagcagtagtagcagtagcagtagtagtagtagcagcagcagtagcagtagttgcagcagcagtagtagcagcagtagtagtagcagtagtagtagtatcattagtagcagtagtagtagtagaattagcagtagcagtagcattagcattagtagcagtagtagtagtagtagtagcagcagtagcagtagtagtagtagcagcagtagtagtagtagtagcagcagtagtagcagtagtagtagcagtagtattagcagcagtagtagcagcagtagcagtagtagtagtagtagtagtagcagtagtattagcagcagtagtagcagcagtagcagtagtagtagtagtagcagcagtagcagtagtagcagcagtagtagtagcagcagtagcagtagtagcagcagtagtagcagtagtagcagcagtagtagtagtagtagcagcagtagtagcagcagtagtagtagtagtagtagcagtagcagtagtagcagtagcagtagtagtagtagtagtagcagtagtagcagtagtagtagcagtagtagcagtagtagtagcagtagtagcagtagcagcagtagtagcagtacttgcagcagcagtaatagcagcagtagtagtaccagtagcagtcgcagtagtagtagcagtattagtagtagtagcagtagtagt